Proteins co-encoded in one Burkholderia ambifaria AMMD genomic window:
- a CDS encoding DUF4148 domain-containing protein: MKSLVQAVVVAAALVAPVVSFAQPGSALTRAQVRAELVQLQQAGYNTARGEDPHYPEAIQAATARVAEQQRSALAQAQGADASGYGAQAQGASASGSRAIGVRPASAEEMKSLYRGS; this comes from the coding sequence ATGAAGTCGCTCGTTCAAGCCGTTGTCGTTGCTGCCGCTCTCGTCGCCCCGGTCGTGTCGTTCGCGCAGCCCGGCTCGGCACTCACCCGCGCACAGGTTCGCGCCGAACTCGTTCAGCTCCAGCAGGCCGGTTACAACACCGCCCGCGGCGAAGATCCGCACTATCCGGAAGCCATCCAGGCAGCCACTGCGCGCGTCGCCGAGCAGCAACGCAGCGCGCTTGCCCAGGCGCAAGGCGCCGATGCCAGCGGCTATGGCGCACAAGCGCAAGGCGCATCGGCATCGGGCTCGCGTGCGATCGGCGTGCGCCCGGCCAGTGCCGAAGAAATGAAGTCGCTGTATCGCGGCAGCTAA
- a CDS encoding phospholipase D family protein — protein MKFIHGSDIQRGLREISPSHIAVAYVGIDWKTYIAPENLKDIVLSPTVGTNPAAIVEIAEVVGWEQVHFLDNLHAKIYLGERGAAVGSFNLTANGLSAEGLQEAGFIVDDALALAELRARLDDYRQQADMAYPTTAAKLARLAELRAKWDRAIKQGVIRNDAKVTTLGAYRPVSTDEIYVCWVSGKITYTDQIVSHGTVNDTVSFLESDTVLPDRWILCWMPRVDGRPDERCRPYWVHIDEVIEAGAHEAPYTKVAVERTGRAELPPPFELTDAAIHALYAVLNSGDFPEFLDDHETWSVDRTLPRLPEFLRALGDAARNITDAATLPAKASEESDTTAISLDALARDFGARIREAMDISLREKYVTATIEGMMATKPPVILAKHLVTQGSIKSGLKNLAKHNALHLSFERIMLEPQFAPLFSKDDLDCAHFNLSRVDPSYPWPLP, from the coding sequence ATGAAGTTCATTCACGGCAGCGACATTCAGCGTGGGCTGCGCGAGATTTCGCCAAGTCATATCGCAGTCGCCTATGTCGGCATCGACTGGAAAACCTATATCGCTCCCGAGAACCTCAAGGACATCGTGCTGTCGCCGACGGTCGGTACGAACCCTGCCGCGATCGTCGAGATCGCCGAGGTGGTTGGCTGGGAGCAAGTCCATTTTCTCGACAACCTGCACGCCAAGATTTACCTCGGCGAGCGCGGCGCAGCAGTCGGCAGCTTCAACCTGACGGCCAACGGCCTCAGTGCTGAAGGATTGCAAGAAGCGGGGTTCATTGTCGACGATGCGCTGGCGCTGGCCGAATTGCGCGCGCGACTGGACGACTACCGGCAACAGGCCGACATGGCCTATCCGACCACCGCGGCCAAACTCGCACGCCTAGCCGAGCTACGTGCGAAGTGGGATCGCGCGATCAAGCAGGGCGTGATTCGCAATGATGCGAAAGTCACGACGTTGGGCGCCTACCGACCTGTGTCCACCGATGAAATCTATGTGTGCTGGGTATCCGGCAAAATCACCTATACCGATCAGATCGTCTCGCACGGAACGGTCAACGACACGGTGTCGTTCCTTGAATCCGATACCGTATTACCCGACCGCTGGATTCTCTGTTGGATGCCGCGCGTCGACGGGCGTCCTGACGAACGTTGCCGCCCCTACTGGGTGCATATCGATGAGGTAATTGAGGCTGGCGCGCACGAGGCACCCTACACGAAGGTCGCTGTCGAGCGCACAGGTCGGGCCGAGCTACCACCACCATTCGAATTGACCGACGCGGCAATACACGCGTTGTATGCCGTACTGAACTCGGGCGACTTCCCCGAATTCCTCGATGATCACGAAACCTGGTCGGTTGATCGTACGCTACCGCGCTTACCCGAGTTCCTGCGTGCGCTGGGCGACGCCGCGCGGAATATAACCGACGCCGCAACCCTACCTGCCAAAGCGTCCGAGGAGTCGGACACGACCGCCATCTCACTCGACGCACTGGCCCGCGACTTCGGTGCACGCATCCGCGAAGCGATGGACATTTCTCTCCGAGAAAAATACGTGACGGCGACGATCGAAGGCATGATGGCGACGAAGCCGCCCGTCATCTTGGCCAAGCACCTCGTCACGCAGGGCTCCATCAAGAGTGGGCTCAAAAATCTAGCAAAGCACAATGCGCTACACCTATCGTTCGAACGCATCATGCTTGAGCCCCAATTCGCGCCGCTGTTCAGCAAGGATGATCTTGACTGCGCGCACTTCAACCTGTCCCGTGTCGACCCGTCCTACCCGTGGCCGTTGCCGTAA